ACAAGCTTCTTCCACCGTGGACAGTTCTGTGTCCTGTTCCCCCGTGGACAGATTTGGTTTTTGCGACGTGTCAAGCACGGCATCCTCGGTCTGCCCGCTGCACGTCTCTGAAAGGCAGGCATCCGTGTCTTCAGCAACAGTGTCTCCTTCTCTCGTCGTTTTTTCGACAACAGCGTCACTTTCACTGGTGCTTTTCATGTCCGAGGCCTGCTGCATGGTTTTGTCCAGCTGCCCCTGGAATTCAGATACACCAACGTCACTGTCTTTGACCGCTGTGCTGCTGCTGGTTGCACCCATGAGGGCGTCTGAAGAACTTCCTGTCAGTAACGCATTGATGTTTGACGTATTGGATAGCATGAGTCACCTCTAATTTATTGGGCTTTTCATTCGTTTGATTGTCAAAAAAAGCAACCATCATGCCAAATAATTGAGTTGTGATAATATATTATATGTTTTCAGTATGTTATTGATGTGGAGTGTTCTGTCTGAAATTAAGACTATTACCGTTATCGGGCAGGAATTTCCCATAAACAGATCGGAAAGGAAATAATTACCTGTTTTTCCAACATCTATCCCGATACAGCCGGGGTAGATGCTGGATTTGAGCAGATTAAATTTTGGGCACAGGATACCCGTCAATGCTGATACCCCTGGATTCCTTCACATCCTGGGCAGACATGACAATATCCTGGAGTTCCCCTGCCATGAATTTTTCATACCCGGCCAGATCCATGAGCCCATGACCTGACAGGTTGAATATAATGGTTTTTTCCTTTCCTTCTTCTTTGGCCTGCTTGGCGGATCGGATGGCGCAGGCCACTGCATGACAGGTCTCAGGGGCCACAACCAGGCCTTCGGTGCGGGCAAACATCAGGCCTGCGTCATAACATTCCAGCTGTTTGATGGCCATGGGGCTCATCAGTCCGGCTTCAACAGCGTGGGATACCAGGGGCGCCATGCCGTGGTATCGTAATCCGCCAGCATGGATGGGGGCCGGAATGAATTTATGCCCTAAAGAGTGCATGGGCAGCATGGGCGTCATCTGGGCCACATCCCCAAAATCATAGGAAAACGGGGTTGCCGTAAGGGTTGGGCAGGAGGCAGGCTCCACGGGAATGATCTCAATATCTTCCCCGTTGATTTTATCCAGGACAAAGGGGAAGGCCAGGCCGGCAAAATTGGAACCGCCGCCGGCGCAGCCGATCACGGTGTCCACTTTTTTGATTCCAAACTTGTCCAGCTGCTTTTTTGCTTCAAGCCCGATAATGGTCTGGTGCAGCATGACATGGTTGAGTACGGAGCCCAGCGAATAACGGGTTCCCCCGGTTTCATCACTGACGGCCGCTTCAATGGCCTCTGAAATGGCAATGCCCAAGGACCCTGGGGTGTCCGGCATTTTTGCCAGGATATCCCGGCCCACCTGGGTTTCATTTGACGGACTTGCAATACATTCTCCGCCCCAGGTCTGCATAAGTGACTTTCTGAACGGTTTTTGGTCAAAACTGATCCTGACCATGAACACCTTGCACTCCATGCCCAGAAGGGCGCAGGCATGGGAGAGGGCAGAACCCCACTGGCCGGCACCGGTTTCCGTGGTCAGACGTTTGATACCGAACTCCTTGTTGTACCAGGCCTGGGCCACGGCAGTATTGGGTTTATGGCTGCCGGCCGGGGAGACACTTTCGTTTTTATAGAAAATTTTTGCCGGTGTACCCAGCGCCTTTTCCAGGTGTATGGCCCGGTGCAGCGGAGAGGGGCGCCACCGGTACAGTAGATCCAGAATCCCCTCGGGGATATCGATCCAGCGCTGTTGGGACATTTCCTGTTCGATCAGGTTCATGGGAAATACGGCGGCCAGCATATCCGGACTGATGGGTTTGCCGTCTTGTCCCAGGGGCGGGTTGATGGTGCCGGGTAGGTCTGCAGCCAGGTTATACCACTGGCGGGGGATTTCATCTTCGCTTAAAAAAATTTTAGTGGGCATATGATCCGATTCCTTGTTTTATTAAATAGTTATTAATTTATTGTACAACTATGTTTCTGTAAAAAGAAACAAGCCAGTCGTTTTTATAAGGGGAAACAAACTATGTCAAGATTTAACTAATGCGTCCGAACGAAAACCGTAAATTTTGTCAAGTACAAGTCCGACGCAAATTTTCAGTTTTGCGTGCAGACATTAACTATTGTGGATTTGACTGCGCCACCACCGGGGTGAAGAACTTAAAAGTACTGCCCTCACCAAGTTTGCTTTCTACCGTAATTACGCCATTGTTTGCTTGTGCAATCCCCAGAACAACAGGTAAATCAAGACCTCTCCCGGTGGCCTTGGTCGAAAAAAACGGATCGAATATTTTTTCGATGTTCTGTTCCTCAATTCCATATCCGAAGTCTGCAACCTCTATACAGGCATAGTCATCGTGATCAGGCTGCCAATCCACAGGGAAACGATACTTTTTAGGTATATCGTTGGCGAAGATGATCTTTACACTAAGATAAATGGTACCCTTTTTTTGATAGGACTCGGCTGCATTGGTAACAAGGTTGGTGACAAGCTGCTGAATTTGATTTTCATTCCCATAGATCATAGGGCCCTGGGTTGGGAAATCCGCTTCCAGAAAAATATTGACCGGCAATGAGGCCCGAAGAAGAGGCAGGGTCATACTGCAGACCTTGCCCATATCTATTTGCATTTTTCCCAATGTGCTTTTTCCGAGGTATGTGAGCATTAAACCATTAACTTTGGCTGCATTTTGTGCAGTTTGCATGGATTTTATAATGTTTTTAAGGGGGGAGTCCCCCCTATCAATTAATTTAAGGCTCAGCTCCAGATTGCCCATAATGCCCATCAGGTGATTGTTGAAATGGTGAGCAATCGCACCGGCCATGCGGCTGAGACTTTCCTGTTTTTTGAGGTGCCAATTTTGAATCCGAAGTTCCTCCATATCTTTCGCCGCTTTTTTTTGTTCAGTGATGTCATGAATAATGGAGTGCAGATATTGTCGTCCGTCTATCTCAACACCACTGCTGAATACCTCAACGTCGCGTATTGAGCCGTCGGCCAATCGGTGCTGAAAATCAAAGAGTATGCGTTCCTGAATCTTTGCATTTCCCATCAATTTTTTAATTTCATCAGGTGGTTTTATGTTGATTTGATCAATATTCATTTGTGTGAGGGTAGAGCAAGGCCAGCCATAGAAATCTACTGCAGCCTTGTTGGCCGACACAATCTTGCCTGTATCCGGATCAATAATGAGTTTTACGGCTGCATGATTATCAAACAGATTCCGAAATGCCTGTGCACTTTTTCGCAGCTCTTTTTCTGCAATCTTGCGATTGGTAATATCCCGAACAACGGCAAGAATGTATGGCTTCCCGTTTTGATGGAAGATATTTGAATTTATTTCAACGGGGAATGTTTCACCCGATTTTTTGATATGGGACGTTTCAAAAACCAGCTGCCTTTTTTCAAGCAATGTTTTCCTGCAATCGGGGGCTGCATGCCCGTTAACATCAGGCCTGGCCGTTATGTCAGAAGCTGAAAGCTTCATTAACTCATCATGGGTATACCCATATCGTCTACATGCTATATCATTAACTTCAACAAATGGCTCAAATCCCTCTTGTTTCAAAGGATGAATAAATATTGCGTCGTTGATGGAATTGAAAAAGGTCTTTATTCTTTTCGATTGTTCGGAAAGTTCAGCCGCCACCATTTTGGATTCTGTGATATCAGTGATGATGTGAATATACTTTGAGAGTTTCCCACAGGAATCGAGAATCGGGTCTACAACAACCTCAAACCATCTGTCATTAATTTGAAGTTCCATCGATTCTTGCTGCAAGCTCTGGCTGGCTTTTAAAAGAGGGCACTCTTTAATGGGTTGGTCAGTCCCATGAGCAATTTTCCAGCATTTTTTGCCGATTATTTCCACATTGTTTTGATTGAATAACCGTTCGGCAGCCTTGTTGGATTTAAGGATACGCTGCTCTTTGTCAATAATCCAGACGCCTGACTTCATTGCGTTGAAAGCAGAATAAAATTCCTCTTCGGAATTTAAATTTTTGTTTATAGACGATAGGCGTCTAAACGCTTTAATTATATTTAATAATGATTTTAACAATAGTTTTAGGTACCGAGAACCTTTACGATTTTTGTTAATGAATGTTTTGATGGGGCGTTATCTTCGCCCCGATCCTGCGTATGAGTTTAAAAATAGATATACGAAAAAATAAATT
This window of the uncultured Desulfobacter sp. genome carries:
- a CDS encoding TrpB-like pyridoxal phosphate-dependent enzyme; translation: MPTKIFLSEDEIPRQWYNLAADLPGTINPPLGQDGKPISPDMLAAVFPMNLIEQEMSQQRWIDIPEGILDLLYRWRPSPLHRAIHLEKALGTPAKIFYKNESVSPAGSHKPNTAVAQAWYNKEFGIKRLTTETGAGQWGSALSHACALLGMECKVFMVRISFDQKPFRKSLMQTWGGECIASPSNETQVGRDILAKMPDTPGSLGIAISEAIEAAVSDETGGTRYSLGSVLNHVMLHQTIIGLEAKKQLDKFGIKKVDTVIGCAGGGSNFAGLAFPFVLDKINGEDIEIIPVEPASCPTLTATPFSYDFGDVAQMTPMLPMHSLGHKFIPAPIHAGGLRYHGMAPLVSHAVEAGLMSPMAIKQLECYDAGLMFARTEGLVVAPETCHAVACAIRSAKQAKEEGKEKTIIFNLSGHGLMDLAGYEKFMAGELQDIVMSAQDVKESRGISIDGYPVPKI
- a CDS encoding PAS domain S-box protein → MLKSLLNIIKAFRRLSSINKNLNSEEEFYSAFNAMKSGVWIIDKEQRILKSNKAAERLFNQNNVEIIGKKCWKIAHGTDQPIKECPLLKASQSLQQESMELQINDRWFEVVVDPILDSCGKLSKYIHIITDITESKMVAAELSEQSKRIKTFFNSINDAIFIHPLKQEGFEPFVEVNDIACRRYGYTHDELMKLSASDITARPDVNGHAAPDCRKTLLEKRQLVFETSHIKKSGETFPVEINSNIFHQNGKPYILAVVRDITNRKIAEKELRKSAQAFRNLFDNHAAVKLIIDPDTGKIVSANKAAVDFYGWPCSTLTQMNIDQINIKPPDEIKKLMGNAKIQERILFDFQHRLADGSIRDVEVFSSGVEIDGRQYLHSIIHDITEQKKAAKDMEELRIQNWHLKKQESLSRMAGAIAHHFNNHLMGIMGNLELSLKLIDRGDSPLKNIIKSMQTAQNAAKVNGLMLTYLGKSTLGKMQIDMGKVCSMTLPLLRASLPVNIFLEADFPTQGPMIYGNENQIQQLVTNLVTNAAESYQKKGTIYLSVKIIFANDIPKKYRFPVDWQPDHDDYACIEVADFGYGIEEQNIEKIFDPFFSTKATGRGLDLPVVLGIAQANNGVITVESKLGEGSTFKFFTPVVAQSNPQ